TGGCAAGCGCAACAAGCAGTGTAAAGCACGTGGGAGATGGCGAGTCTTAATCTGTAAATCGGTATCGAAGCGTTTCGGTACCGATTTCCTGTTCTATGGCACCAATGTCTGAGAAAAAGCGGAATCCAATGGCTCCAATTTCTCAATAACATCAGCAGAAAATCATAGACTAATGCTACAATAGCAAGTAATTTGAGTCTATTTTCCCAGAACCAAAGCCTGGGTGACTCCATACCCAATTCGGCTTTACTACATCTAAAGGTTTGCTCTATATTCCAGCGATGCATATAAGAATGACACATCTCCCAAGCCAATCGAGTATTGGTAATGGCAATGGAGGTTAGCAGATACATAGGGGGCTGTAAACTTTTTTTGTCACGTACGATAATGAGCCATAGGGATTTATCTTTGAAATCAGCGTGAGTGACCTGTGTGTAAGCGATCGTGACATACTTACTGATTTTGCGTTGGTTATCACGAAGCATTTTACGCCCCACTGCTTTGAAAGAGCGAGCTAATAAATGAGTCTGTTTGGTTCCTTTTTCAGAATGGCATAATAGATGTGTTTTCTTCCAACGAACTAAAAAGTCCTGTTTAAACTCATTCATCCATTCAATCGTCCAGGCATTGGCATAACCTCGGTCTAACACATGCAGAACGCTGCTTCCAATGGTTTTATGGAGCTTTTTGAGCATCCGAAAGATAATGTTGGTCCCTACTTCCTGATATTTACCCCTTGATGTCCACCAACTCATCTGACATACACTTGGAGTTTGTCCCAAAGCTGACAAAAGGGTAGCTGTCCAATGAAAGCCGGGCACACAAATGCGTTGAGTAGGTGGCTTATAAAAGCCTTTTCTTATTTTGGTCAATCGTTTGCCTTTACTGCTTTCCACACTGCATAAGCCTTCCAAAAACCATGATTCACTCTTTTCAATCTTACTCTCATCCCACAGCAGTAAAGGACGTTGACCATTGGATTGTAAGGACTTAATTCGCTCACGGCTACGTTCAAAGAAAAAGTCATCAATCAATGTGGAAGACCATTTTTACATCGAAGTAAATTGCTGATACGCTTCGTACCCGCCGGGGCGTGCGATAATCCACAAATATACCCGCCTAACTCGCTCAATAACAGCCCCATCCTGTTGTGACGAAACACCAATATCGCCATAAATAAGTCATAGAATGTACTCACCAAACGAGTATCAATCAGGGCATCTAAGCGAAGTTGAAGTGGGTGAAGATACCGATGCCCCCGTTCTAAAATGAAGTCTGAAGCTCTTGACTTTGAAGCGTTTTTATCCTTGTTTTGCAGTATTGTTCTGAACATAAAAAGACCTCCCTGTTTTTGAGTTTGTAGTGACTCTCAAAATTACAAGGAGGTTCTTTTTTACCCTAAACTTCGGGATGACTCATGTTTAAGGAAAAGAACATATACCTCAGTAGCTCACCTGCGATAAGGGGTTGTACATACACTTGTAAATACAATCAGGTAAAAAGCAAGGGTTGATAGGGGATTTGTATGATAGAGATTGTATTTGTACAATAAATTGCCTGCTAACGGTTGATCAACGGGAGCCCATTAATTTCAAAAATAATGCACCTGTTTGTGTCAATTTAAGACTTTGATCAGGGTGATTAGGTTTATCGGGCATGGTTCTTACCAGTAACTTATCATTTAAAAGTACCTTAATAACTTTACTTAATTGGCCTGATATTTCTTTTTGACCCAGCGCTTCTGATATTGCTTTAGTAGTTAATGTTTTTTCTCCTATTGTCTTTAAAACCAAACTGTATAACGTATTCTGCTGCAACTCCTGCTGTAACTTCTGCTGCAACTCCTGCTGCAACTCCTGCTGTGGCAGTAGTATAAAGTCTCTTTTACTGAACTGTACCTGAAATTGCAGCCCTTTTTCAGACCATCTGAATTCAATGTCGGGATATGCTTTCATCTCATCAGCAATAAGCTTCAAGCCGTTTCCCCATTGGTCAATAATTCCCATTTTCTTAAAAATAGGAGCAATGACTTTATTACGAATATCTGATTGGCGGGCTTCCAAATCGGAAAAATCAATTGAAGGCATCAATTTACCGGGGCTGGTTATTTCGACCATATCATCATAAATAGCTACTTTGATGTCTTTTCCCGTTAAAGAATAGTCACGATGCACTACGGCATTTCTGATTGCTTCTCGGATAGCAACTACCGGGTATTCCCAACGGCCTTGCGTATAAACTCCCTTCACCGTAGCCCCTTTGTTAATGTGCCGAAGGATAAATTCGTAAGCCGCTTCGGCCTGAATCGCAATTCCTTCATCCAATGTTTTTTGATCAATAAACTCCTCAGAGGTAGTCCCCTTAAAGCGAGCACATTCTATTTTGGCGTATGGAAAAAACTCTTTTCGGGAAGCATAGTCTGAGAAAAGTACAAAAGCGTTGGTTGGTAGCCATTTGCCATGATATTCTTTGAGTAATCCCAGTTTTTTTAGGGCTATTTCATCCAAGGTTTCGTTGGTCTTTTCTCTAAAAAAAGCCTTGAATGGTTCAATAGAAAAATCAGATGGAGTTAAATCATGAATTAACTCACTATCAAATGAAATATTTCTTTTTTGCCTTTCAAGTTCAGCGATAATTTCAGCATCAGCTTGTCGATTACTGGATCCTACCCTGATATATGTACCCTCTAATTTCCCTTTTATTTTGAGATAATAAGGAAAATTGCTTCCTCTGAAAACTTGTATGCGAATAAAATGAATACCTTCATCGCCATGAAAAGAAATATCAGGCACGATAACAGGGTAACAATGATCGTGGATTAGGTTGCTGATTCTTTCTTCCACATTCATCAACTCCTCTTCGGGAATGCCTATCAATTCCCTTGGTTCGTTACGTATACCGATAAATATTTCACCACCGGCGTCGTTAGCAAAAGCCACAATAGTTTTAGCCAAATCGGAAACTGTAGGTAATACTTCTTTAAATTCCAATCTGCGACCTTCCGGCTGCTGTATGATTTCTTTAATTTTCATTTAATATTATATCTTCTTTCCGGGGTATTTCTAAGGTAGGTATTTTAGCAGGCGTTGCGCCATGTAATTCCTCTCGGGAATTGGCAAATATAGAATTAAATCTAATGCTTATATATAGGTTGTCATGCGGGGAGATTGTCTATACACCTGTCTATACACGGCTATTTTAATCCGGAAATATACTTCTTTGAAAACCAAAAACCCACGTTACAAGCCTGTAACGCGGGTTTTTAAGAAAATAACATATATCTCTACACGTCAGGACATGTACACACATTTGTGTAGACAATCAGGCCGCCAACAGGGTTTCTTCTGATTTTGAAGGGGAATATTGGATGATTTTTGGCCGCAACTTCATTGTTGTGGTCCATCTCCAGAAGACAAAGGCTGCAACTGCCAAACCCATTCCCACTAACCATAGCCAATTTCGTTTTAAGAAATCCATAATGTGTTGGCGGGTAATGGGCTCTTCAACAGTTTCGGGCGTTACGTGCGCCTGTAATACAACGGGAGAGATTGAGACCGTTGCTTCTTCTGTTTCCGAAGTTGCTTCCACTATTTCTACCGCAGCACTCTTGGCCAGTAATTCAATCAGATCGGACTTAGAACAGATTTTTTTACCCTCAATAGTATGACCCTTGATGTTTTTGAAGAGTGTGGTAAAGGTTTCATTTTTTTCATACCCTTCCAGCAGGTAACGGAGTTGCTTTAGTTGTGCTTCCTGCTCCTGAATTATTTCCCTGTCCAGGGCAGCGGCCTGTACCTGACCGGTCAACTCTTTAAAGCCGACAATGGCTTTGCGGATAAACTCGCTTTCCTTGAGGTGTAACTCCTGAGCGAGATCTTTAAGGAGTTGTTTAGTGGAATCATCCACTCGAAAATTGATAGTTTGATCTTTAGTATTCATGCTGTTAAATGGTTTAAGAATATATATGCAAAATTAATTAAATAATGCTAATGCAGGCTTTAATGCGTGGTTTATATGTCATTTTACCGTTTTAGGGTATTTTTTAAGGATGTTCCAAAGCCGATAGTTCAGTTACTTAAAAATGGCAGTGTTTTAGGGTTAAAAATTGTACATATTTCAGATGAGGTAAAAAGAAAATGACGATAAAAAAAAGTTGCGATAGGGCATAATTGGCTGTTGTATTACAACACAACAACACCGAGCTTAAAAATTTGATAATCAATTAGTTGTAAAATTATTTTTGTTGTAAATCTGTTGTAAATGCCTACAACAGTTACAACAGCATTCAAAACAAATTTTACAACACTACAACAGATTTACAACAACTTTACAACAACAATATTTAATATAAAAAATTAATAATCAATTACTTATCTACTGTTGTTGTAATGTTGTAAGAAAAATGGCCATTTTTTTTAAATTAAAAATTTTTGGGTTGTCTGTTGATAAGATCTAAATCGTATTTTGATTTTATATATTCGTAAGTTATTGAAAGAGAATTTGTTACTGCTTGTGTTGGTGCCTTGTTTTCGTTTTTTTCGGGTTGACGGAAACGAATTGTCTTTATGACCTCTTTTTCGGTTCTTGGAGCCTCCATTTGCAGAATTTCCTGAAAAATGCTGTCTCTATCGGGTGCTTCTTTGTAATAAATTCGACGATATTTCTCCATGAAAATTGTATAAATCAAAGGTGTACGAAGATAAAGAAGCGGGCCGTCAAACCTAAAATGAATCCCTTCATGAATTAGATGTTGGTCAAACATCACTTGCAGCGTACCAAAAAATTCAGAGAGCATTGAAGTGTCATTCTGAATGTTATGTTGGCGGCTTATGTATTTTCTTCCGATCTCGGTAAACTCGTCCAATATGTCTTCTCTATCAGTGTACTCACAAAGCGCTATATGCCCTTCGCAAGTCAAAACAAAAGCACAGGCCATCGTTAGAGCCATGTTGGCAAACAGACGTTCAGGCAGTCGTTCATTGATGAAACATGCTTTCAGTCGATTATACAGGGTTGTATACGCAGCGGAATAAGATTCTTTAATCAATGCCCTGTGTTTCAGTAATTCAACCGTGATCATTCCCAGACCATTTTCCTGAAGCTCAGATAACCGGGTGAAAGCGATAATTTGATTTTTTGTTTTTTGTTGTGATTCGATGGGGATAAAAAGGCAGCGGGAAAAAAAGATGGGATTTTGAGGGAGGTAGTTGCTGGTCAGCATTAAAGCGGAATGAATATCAATACTCTCCGTATCTGTTTTATTACGGCTGTTTTCCGCCGTTTTATGGTAGCCTGTATTGTCATAGGCCGCCTGTAATAATCCTTCCTGAGGCAGGTTATTCACAAATTCATCCATCCACAGGCAGGTGTTGGACGATTGGCTCATGAGTTTTATCAGCGCTGCATCGGTATTTTTAGATTTAAGATTAATATCGTCCTGCTTAAAACCAAAAAGATACGTCAGGCTTCGGATGATGCTGCTCTTACCTGTACCGGCGGGGCCCTTCGCATAAAGTATAGGAGAGAAACCGTTTTGATACACTGCAATGTCCCTAAAGAGCGACATAATATAAAAACATGCCGGTAGAAATGCATTCTCCTTTAAGTGTGCGCCCAGGAAGAGATTAAACCAATCATTGAACTTAATCGGATGGTCCGACAGCGTAAAACGATGCCTTTTGTTAGTATTGGTGCGTGGAATTGAAATACACCAATCCTGATATGACACAATACCAAACTCGTCAGGACTGATGATCTGTCCCAGTGGCGTTACGGCATGGTTGGCAAACAAAAACAATTCTGATTCAGGATGAAGGCCAAACCGATTAATTTTAACGGCTTTGGAGAAGTCTTTTAAGGCGAAGAGATGGGCATGAATTTCTGATAAATGATCGTCATTGGCTTTAAAACTGAGCTGTTTTGCCGTAATCAGGTTTTTCATTCGTTTGGACGAGCAAAAATCGTCGTGCTCCACTTCCAAAAAAACGGTATCCCCATTTTTGGGGCGCAGCTCCAATACCCAAGTAATCAATTGATTTTCATCCTCAGTGCAGTATTTAATGAATAAGTGAAAATTGGCAACATTCTCCCAATTTTTCTTTCCTAACACCCAAATAGTTCCATCCTTTCGATAATCAACCGTACTGTATTGGTGTCGATTTGGTGTATAAATATCCGGCTTTGGCTTTCCCCGTGTTAATCGTGCCCCAGAGAGAATATCGGGCCGCAGTTTGTCACCAATAGCGTCGGCAATGTCATAACCGTCATTTTGTTCGGGAAACAGGTCAATGACCTCAAAATCAATTCCGTGTTTCTCTAAGTTTTTGATACTTGAAGCATCCTGTCTGCCGGCCTTATCAGCATCGCACAGCCATATTACTTTTCGCCCTTTTAATGGATTAATTTTGGTATCTGTCAAGCCGTTGGCGGAACCGCAGGCCACCCAATCAAATTGAGGGTAGAAAAACGATGCGATAACCTTGGTTTTTTCCGATTCTACCACAATGACCGTCTTTTGCTTTTCGGGGTCTAATAAGTCTTCTCCATAGAGGCACATGCCATACTTTTTGCCATCGGGAGGTTGTTTTAATGAATGACTGGTAAAAGCCTTATCACGGTGTCCATCGGATTTGTAGAGTATCCATTTGGCATTTACTATTTCCTTTTTCTCGTTTTTAAGCAGGAAGACGGTCTTGCCTTTCTGATCGGTGCCTACACTGTGTTTTGATAGGTGCTTTTTGGTGATTCCCAGTGATTGACAGTAGACATGGAGTGCGCTTTCCTGATTCTCATTCCATGTCTTGTATTGCTCCTGTTTGTAAACATCAGGTAATAGTGTTGAGGAGTCTGAGCCGACATTTACCGATGAAATGGTAGTTGAAAACGACGGTAAATTAGGCTTAGCATGGTGCCCACAGCTATTGGCTCTTTCACACTTTCCGAATTCTTCACTGAGTCGGACACCGTCTTTTTCATAATAGCGAAAACTTTTAGGGTCACCGCAGGAAGGGCATTTGCCTTTCTTTTTAGGGTGTTTTTCAAATTGGTAGGGCATTGTTGACATCGCTTTATGGGGTAAAATTTAGGCAATAGTGTAGCCACCGTAGGTTTTCTACAGATGTGCAATTGCTGGAAGAAGGGATGATTAATTGATAGGGAAGTAGTGCTCCCTGAGGTGAGGATGATTAAAAAAAGTCTTCGGGAAATAGCTTATTTAGATCAGAAGCATACACGAATACCATTCCGCCGATCTTAACGGTTCTGAACATGCCGGCTCTTTTAAACTGCTCAAATTTGGACCTCGACCAACCCATTCTTTTGCATACTTCTGCGGGTCGTAATTTTTCAGGTGCGACAGATGTTTCCTGTCGATTTTCGAGCAATCGGGTGATCCGATCAAAGTGTTGAGTCATTTCTAACATCAAGGTGGAGTAGTCTACAGCCTGAAGACCGGGGTCGAGTTTTGGATTTTGTTTCATGGTAATGCGTGTTGAAAAAATCTGTTATTATTTACAATGCAATACTACAAAAAAATGTTGAAATCATTCAAACATAGCATCAAAAAAAGAGGGTTCCCTCTGAAATTTTATGAAAACGATTAATTAAAATTAAAGTTAGAGGGGTAGGGATGTTCATTCATTAACGTCTGAATATCGTCTATAATTTTGATATACAGTGAGTTGTGGGTTGGATTTGACTCAATGAAGGCTTTTTTGAAATCTCCATGTGTTAAATCAAACATTGAAGCTCCCAAGCGATTGTATTCTGCATTAGTATTCTTGAAGTTGACATAATGCACTTTCCAGGTCCAAATTTCGTCAGCATATTTTTCTTTAAATTTACTTAATGAAGGAATGGTTTTGGAATAATAGGTAAGCAACTCCAATGGGCTTACTTTGTGAATACCCTGAATGGCTTCGTCAAGCAGGGAGGTATCTTCATCAGGGAATTCCTTAGCCAAGTAGGTTTTCATACTTTGGTTTAAAAGTTTGTTTACTATAGTATCCAACTCATAATCCTCATATTTAAATCCTTCCAACAGTTTATTGACATCAAATTCTTCCATAGTTGTCCAGGGCCTGTTTTCCTTCACAAAGCTTGTATAGGCACGGCTTATATGATCCATCAGAAACATTCTCTCTCGATCAAGCAATTTTTGCAGGTCTTCGCTAAGCGTATTTAACTCATTGACAGTACACCATAAGTTAGTGGCACTTTTAATTTTAGCGGTCAGCCGGTTAAAGGTGATACGAACGTATAACGCATGTCGCCACAAATTTGGGTCTTTCTCTGTTTCATCATTGTCAACAACGGGACGTATGTACAAATTCAGGTAATGTTTAACGGTAATTTTTTTATCCGTAAAATTCACCAGATTAATCTTGTCCTGACTCATTTCCTCCGTCATTGGAAGGTGAGCTGTTTTGTTTAAAGATTTTTTTGAGGGCTTCATTTTGAACTTGTTCTATTGCATGAACATACTTATCTGTTTGCTCCCGTTTGCTGTGCTGAAGTTGTAACTGAACCAGTTTAGCATCTCCCGACAGCATGTAAAGATTTGTTCCAAAGGTATCTCTTGATGCTTTAAAATACAATTTTGGGTCAACATCCGCCATAACTGCAATAATTTTCAACAGCTTATTTACTTTTTGGCTGGACATCCCTTTGAAAATCCTTACTTTATTTCTTTGAGGAAGGTATTTTGTGATTATTTGAGCGGGTGCACCGTCAAACAAAAGAGATAGTGACTTATGATCCCACTTGCCGGTTTTTATGGCTTGATATTTTAAGCTCATCCCTGATTCCGTAAAATGAATTTTTTCTCTGGTAAGAGCGTAGGTGTCACAATGCCTCAAGCCTGTATAACATCCGAAAAGAAACATATCCCTAGCCATTTCCATTTCTTTCTGGTTAGAAGTGAATTCAAGTGCTTCCAAACGTTTTCGTTCTTCAGGAAGCAAAAAAATGGCAACTGTAGGTTCAGTGATTAACTTGAACTTTTTGTAGGGATTCTTTCCTTCAGGAATTAAGTCATGTACAATAGCTAAGTTGATGTATTTACGCAGATGACGATGGTATTTCTCAATGGTATTAGTATGTTTTGTCTTAGTAGAATTGACATGGATTACTTGATTTCGTAGGAAAATATCAAACTCCTGTAAGAACGAATAAGTCAACTCTTCAAACTCTACCTGTTTTTTAAACAAACACAGATTATTGAAGGTAACAGTGTGAGTAACAATTGTTGCTTTACTCAACTGAGGTTGTTTTGTGAGCTGCTGGCGATAAAAATCTGTAAAATTCAACTTTTCAACCTTTTTAACCGGTTTTAAGGATTCAAGAAAATTATCAAAGTCGGAGAGCTGAAATGGCTTATCAATATTCTGTCGGCTCATTTCAAAGTTTTCAAGCTTAGTGATTTCAGCTCGGATCAATCTGGCAGTGTAAGGGTCCTTGGCATTATTTTCTTTTTTGTCCCACTCTTTCTCTGTTAAGTAAAATTGAGTTGAGAAATAGCGTCTTGCTCCGTTTAGGTACGCTTGGATTTGAACCAAAGCCTTTCCTTTTTTTTCCAATTCTTTTTTTCGATTGAACACCAATTTGTAGGCTACTTTCATTTGTTTGTGTTTTAGTGACAGCACAAACATAGAGATTTGATACCGTGAAAAAATGGGTATCAAACGGGTAGCAAAAAATCTGCTATGATATGGTAAAACATAGTAAACGGAAGGACGAAAATTTTCAAAATAGAGGTTTGGGAATTTGAACAGATTTGTGATTCCAATAGGTGAAGTTTTTGATACCCGTACAATTTTAATCAAAACGGGTATCAAAAATAAGCAATGTGATTTTTTAAAAAAGTGCCCTAGAAGCGTCAGAAAGGGCATAAAACAAAATAAGCTCAGATTTCTCTGAGCTTCCAAGCGGTCCGGACGGGACTCGAACCCGCGACCCCCTGCGTGACAGGCAGGTATTCTAACCAGCTGAACTACCGAACCAACTTTTACTTTTTGCGTTTTGGTTTCTGCTAAAAGTGGTGCAAAAGTAGTATTTTTAGCTTTCAATGCAATACATTTACCAAATAAAATAAGGCTTTTTTTTACGAAACACCTTAGTTTTTGCCTGAAAAATCTCATTTCTAAAGAGTTACAAAATCATAAAAAATGACGCTTGTCAAAGATATTGCCCGTTATTTAGAACAAATCGCCCCGCTTTCGTATCAGGAATCGTACGATAATGCGGGGTTGATCGTCGGAAATCCGCAAATGACCGTGACCGGTGTATTGGTAACGCTGGATTCGACGGAAGCGGTGGTGGAAGAGGCCGTGGCTAAAGGGTGCAATCTGATCGTGGCGCATCACCCGATTGTCTTTAAAGGACTCAAAAAATTGACCGGACGCAATTACGTGGAACGAACAATCATCAAAGCCATCAAACATGACATTGCCATTTATGCCATCCATACCAATTTAGACCACGTGGCCGGGGGCGTAAATTCCATGATCGCCGAGCGACTCGGGTTACAAAACGTCCGAATATTGGCTCCGAAATCGGATGTACTTTTAAAATTGGTTAGTTTTGTTCCCGAAGGAGCTACCCAAAAGGTATTGGATGCGCTTTATGAAGCGGGCGCAGGGGCCATCGGCAATTACGATCATTGCAGTTTTCGGGTAAACGGTACCGGTACGTTTCGGCCCAATGAAGCGGCGCAGCCGTATATCGGAAGTGCGGAGATCGACGAATCGGTGACTGAAAATCGCATTGAGGTACTTTTTCCGGCACACATGGAGGGAAAAGTGCTGGATACGCTTAAAAAAGCACATCCGTACGAAGAAGTAGCGTATTATATTTCGACCCTGCGAAATCAGCATCAGGAAGTGGGAGCGGGGGCCGTGGGTGAATTGCCGAAAGCGATGACAGGCGAGGCGTTTTTGACGTACTTGAAAGACAGCATGGGCCTGAAAATGATCCGACATACGGCATTGGTGAGCGATACTGTCCAAAAAGTGGCCGTGTGTGGCGGAGCCGGCGGGTTTCTGCTTCCGGATGCCATCGGTGCCCAAGCGGATGTCTTTGTGACGGCCGATTATAAGTACCACGAATTTTTTGATGCCGACGGTCGCATTCTTATCTGCGATATCGGGCATTATGAAAGTGAAGTTTACACAAAAGAATTATTACAACGATATTTGTCGAAAAAATTCGTTAATTTTGCGACAATTTTGTCGGAAACTAATACAAATCCGGTCTTTTACCGCTCTTGAGTAAAAGACTGAAAATCGAAAATTGTAAATCGTAAATACTGAATGGAACTGACAGTCGCGCAGAAACTGGACTTGCTCCTTAAATTGCAAGAAATTGACTCTCAATTAGATGACATCAAAAAAATCCGCGGCGACTTGCCCGAAGAAGTAAGAGATTTAGAAGATGACATTGCAGGATTTGAAACCCGCATCGGGAAGTTCAACAGCGAAATCAGCGCTCTTGAAGATGAAATCAGTCGTTACAAAGCCGCCAAGAAAGATGCGGAAAAACTGATCGCCCGCTATAAGGAGCAGCAGATGAACGTTCGTAATAACCGTGAATACGACGCTATCACCAAAGAAATGGAACTTCAATCCCTCGAAATCGAGCTTGCCGAGAAAAAATCGCGTGAGGCTGATTACAAGGTGAAGGCCAAAAAAGAAGAAATCAGCGCTACAGACGCTCTCCTCAAAGAACGTCGTGAAGACTTGAAAGCCAAGAAGCAGGAATTGGACGTGATCACGTCGGAAAGCCATGAAGACGAGAAGAAGCTGTTGGAAAAACGCGATCTCCAGGCTACGAAAGTAGAAGACCGTCTGTATAAATCCTATACAAAGATCCGAAACAACTCCGGTAACGGCCTTGGTGTCGTAACGGTACGTCGCGGTGCGTGCGGCGGTTGTTTCAACGTCGTGCCTCCTCAGCGTCAGGCCGATATTCGTGAAAAGAAAAAAATCATCGTTTGCGAACACTGCGGACGTATTTTTGCCGATGTAGATACTGAATATAAGTAATTGACGATGATGCATTTCCGTTGTGAAAAGCATTCGCATTGATACAACAAAAAAGCTGCACAGTCATTGTGCAGCTTTTTTGTTGGGACCAAGTGTCGGTTGAGCAATCGAAGCGTATCTAGGCTTTCTCGGGAGTTTTTTCGAGCGTGAATTGCCAGAGCCAGGCAAACAGAATGACCAAAATACAGCCCACGACGTTGAGCCATAAGAACGCCATGACGTCAGACCACCAGCATACAACGACACCGATCTCAGCCAATACCGCTCCCCAAAAGGTGGCTTTCCCGCCCAGATTTTTGAAGTAAAAAGCCACCAGAAAAATTCCCAGAATAACCCCGTAAAACAAAGAACCAAGGATGTTTACGGCTTCGATCATGCTTCCGAGCTTGCTTGCGTACTGGGCAATCGCTACACAAAAGATACCCCAGCCGATGGTGGCGATTCGGGAGGCGGTCAGGTAATGCGCTTCGGAGCCTTCTTTACGGTACAGGCGCTTGTAAATATCCACAATACTCGTCGAAGCCAAAGAGCTGTAAGCCGCTGCAATGGAGCCCATCGAGGCGCTGAAAATAACCGCGATCAACAGCCCGATGAGTCCGATTGGTAAGCGATCCAGCACAAAGCGCAGGAAAACGTAATTGACGTCGCTGGTATCGGCCGTAGGGTTGTTCTTTTTGATAAGTGCCACGGTTTCACTCCTTATTTCTTTGGCGGTGCTTTCATTGGTTTGCAGCATCGACTTTTGGCGCGTTATTTCAGCCTCGTTTTCGCTGTCCATGGCTTTTGCCAAAGCGTTGACGGTTTGTTGGCGTTGAAGGGTTAACTGCTCATGTTTCTGCTCCAGTTTCTCATAATCGGCCGCATATACACTCGTTTTCAGTTTGTCGGTTTCGACTTTATTAAAAAACAACGGCGCAGGGTTGTATTGGTAATAGACAAATACCAGCACACCTACCAATAAAATCAAAAATTGCATCGGGATCTTAAGCAATCCATTCATCATCAGGCCTAAACGGCTTTGCCCGATGGATTCGCCCGTCAGATAGCGGCCTACCTGCGACTGATCGGTGCCAAAATACGACAATTGAAGGAAAAATCCGCCGATGATGCCCGACCAGATATTATAGCGGCTATTGGGGTCAAAGTGAAAATCAATGGTGTTCATGCGACCGGCTTTGCCGGCTATTTTGAGGGCA
Above is a window of Runella slithyformis DSM 19594 DNA encoding:
- a CDS encoding Nif3-like dinuclear metal center hexameric protein, with translation MTLVKDIARYLEQIAPLSYQESYDNAGLIVGNPQMTVTGVLVTLDSTEAVVEEAVAKGCNLIVAHHPIVFKGLKKLTGRNYVERTIIKAIKHDIAIYAIHTNLDHVAGGVNSMIAERLGLQNVRILAPKSDVLLKLVSFVPEGATQKVLDALYEAGAGAIGNYDHCSFRVNGTGTFRPNEAAQPYIGSAEIDESVTENRIEVLFPAHMEGKVLDTLKKAHPYEEVAYYISTLRNQHQEVGAGAVGELPKAMTGEAFLTYLKDSMGLKMIRHTALVSDTVQKVAVCGGAGGFLLPDAIGAQADVFVTADYKYHEFFDADGRILICDIGHYESEVYTKELLQRYLSKKFVNFATILSETNTNPVFYRS
- a CDS encoding zinc ribbon domain-containing protein produces the protein MELTVAQKLDLLLKLQEIDSQLDDIKKIRGDLPEEVRDLEDDIAGFETRIGKFNSEISALEDEISRYKAAKKDAEKLIARYKEQQMNVRNNREYDAITKEMELQSLEIELAEKKSREADYKVKAKKEEISATDALLKERREDLKAKKQELDVITSESHEDEKKLLEKRDLQATKVEDRLYKSYTKIRNNSGNGLGVVTVRRGACGGCFNVVPPQRQADIREKKKIIVCEHCGRIFADVDTEYK
- a CDS encoding sodium:solute symporter encodes the protein MSSIDWIVLIGTLGFIVLYGMYRSRGTQNMEDYLIANQSLPWYHVCFSVMATQASAITFLSAPGQGFSDGMRFVQFYFGLPLAMVVLSITFIPIFHRLKVFTAYEFLEKRFDVRVRMFTVALFLLSRGLSTGLSIYAPSIILATILGWDIIWTNIFMGTVVLIYTVSGGTKAISHTHVQQMLIVTVAMFVAGYMVVHLLPADVGFVDALKIAGKAGRMNTIDFHFDPNSRYNIWSGIIGGFFLQLSYFGTDQSQVGRYLTGESIGQSRLGLMMNGLLKIPMQFLILLVGVLVFVYYQYNPAPLFFNKVETDKLKTSVYAADYEKLEQKHEQLTLQRQQTVNALAKAMDSENEAEITRQKSMLQTNESTAKEIRSETVALIKKNNPTADTSDVNYVFLRFVLDRLPIGLIGLLIAVIFSASMGSIAAAYSSLASTSIVDIYKRLYRKEGSEAHYLTASRIATIGWGIFCVAIAQYASKLGSMIEAVNILGSLFYGVILGIFLVAFYFKNLGGKATFWGAVLAEIGVVVCWWSDVMAFLWLNVVGCILVILFAWLWQFTLEKTPEKA